The sequence TACTCGAATTTTCTTTTGTAAGTTACTCTGTTATTTTCTACTCCAAATATTTGCCTGTTTTCCCATATGTTATTAATTAAATTGAGTTTTGTACTTTTTCTTTACAAGGGAGTTGATAAATTGCTGGATGAGAGCACTTTAATATCCAACACATTAAACGGTGACATACAGTCGTTTGCTTTGCTTGTACAAGCCTATCAGGGACAACTGTACAACTTTATATATAAAATGACAAAATCAAAAGAAGACACGGAAGACATCCTGCAAGATGTATTTGTAAAAGTATACAACAACTTGTACAAATATAATAATAATTACCGCTTTTCCACGTGGATTTACAGCATTACTCTCAATACAATAAAATCATCATTGAAAAAAAAGAAACTCAGGCCTTCCGGCTGTAACATAGATGATTTCATTGAAGAAATCCCAAGCTTTGACGACAGTCCGGAACTACTGATAGAAGTCAAGGAACATTACAAAGAAATAATTGAGATTATCGATAGTCTGAAAGAAAAACAAAAAACGGCTTTTATATTAAGATACATAAGGGACTTTTCCTATAAAGAAATCGGAAAAATTATGGGTATCTCCCAGGAAGCCGCCAAAATGAAAGTTCACAGGGCAAAATCCATACTTGCCAAAAAGATCGCGGGCATGAGAAAGGAAGGTGATTTCGAATGAAATGCAGATATATGGATTATTTAATAAACTGTGAGTTGGACTCTTTGCCTAATGAAAAATCCGAAAAAATAAACAAACATATAAGCACCTGCATGGACTGCAGAAATTATCTGGGTGCACTTATGATATCCAAAAAATATATTGCCAAAGAACCGGAAATGGATAAATATTTTTACATGCGGGTTATCAATGCCATAGACCCTGACAGATACAAGAAATCGAAACTGACTTTTAAGATTCTGTCTTCATTGGAAAGGCTAAAGCC comes from Acetivibrio thermocellus ATCC 27405 and encodes:
- a CDS encoding RNA polymerase sigma factor, coding for MLLIKLSFVLFLYKGVDKLLDESTLISNTLNGDIQSFALLVQAYQGQLYNFIYKMTKSKEDTEDILQDVFVKVYNNLYKYNNNYRFSTWIYSITLNTIKSSLKKKKLRPSGCNIDDFIEEIPSFDDSPELLIEVKEHYKEIIEIIDSLKEKQKTAFILRYIRDFSYKEIGKIMGISQEAAKMKVHRAKSILAKKIAGMRKEGDFE